A single region of the Aquarana catesbeiana isolate 2022-GZ linkage group LG07, ASM4218655v1, whole genome shotgun sequence genome encodes:
- the LOC141102480 gene encoding uncharacterized protein yields the protein MGPTWMDFSRSSGQMGSLSVFVLLLFVKTLLVFSYSCHEKIKSGRAYGHLYFILPVVFLFILGLLLRPRRSPGLFSTRCCSFRYFLYVTVQAGKAPLIWILLCMIDQSYISCFAENIYDIYNYDYLMERIIIVQIVGLAGLVVLLILDYGIPQSTWAQNYFSYYFQKRNEDLILEEVEVVLQQKAKEKRKAFVEDLIRSDWDKLSPEKLFKKGTVPMLVWKYKEIVQKKCVEGSQQLNYVKNVIELKL from the exons ATGGGTCCTACATGGATGGATTTCTCCCGTTCCTCCGGTCAGATGGGAAGCTTGTCTGTCTTCGTTCTGCTGCTCTTTGTGAAGACTCTTCTGGTTTTCTCATACAGCTGTCATGAAAAGATAAAGAGCGGCAGAGCCTACGGCCACCTCTACTTCATCCTGCCGGTCGTCTTCCTGTTCATTCTGGGCTTGTTGCTGAGGCCGAGAAGATCTCCGGGTTTGTTTTCCACAAGGTGTTGCTCCTTCCGCTACTTCTTGTATGTGACGGTTCAGGCCGGGAAGGCTCCGCTCATCTGGATTCTGCTGTGTATGATTGACCAAAGTTATATTTCATGCTTTGCAGAGAATATATACGACATATATAACTATGATTATCTTATGGAACGAATAATAATTGTCCAG ATTGTCGGTCTAGCAGGCCTGGTTGTACTTTTGATTTTGGATTATGGAATACCGCAGTCCACATGGGCACAGAATTACTTCTCCTACTACTTCCAGAAGCGGAATGAAGATCTCATCCTGGAGGAAGTGGAGGTTGTGCTACAACAGAAAGCGAAGGAGAAAAGGAAGGCCTTTGTGGAGGACTTGATCCGATCTGATTGGGATAAGTTATCACCCGAAAAACTCTTTAAGAAGGGGACGGTGCCGATGCTTGTGTGGAAGTATAAGGAGATTGTGCAGAAAAAATGTGTTGAGGGTAGTCAGCAGCTAAATTACGTAAAAAATGTTATAGAATTAAAGCTATGA